Proteins from a genomic interval of Drosophila melanogaster chromosome 2R:
- the COX6AL gene encoding cytochrome c oxidase subunit 6A-like has product MPIFDIRLMGNMPANTAGLWKRVTFLLALPAIVLCAANAFTGHKHVEREPFAKYEYLRRRTKRFPWGDGNRSLFHNAEVNALPEGYEDEVAEED; this is encoded by the coding sequence ATGCCGATCTTTGATATCCGGCTTATGGGCAATATGCCCGCCAATACCGCTGGTCTGTGGAAGCGTGTCACCTTCCTGCTGGCCCTACCGGCCATCGTCCTGTGCGCCGCAAACGCCTTCACCGGACACAAGCACGTGGAGCGGGAGCCGTTCGCCAAGTACGAGTACCTGAGGCGGCGGACCAAACGATTCCCATGGGGAGATGGCAATCGCAGTTTGTTTCACAATGCCGAGGTGAATGCCCTGCCCGAGGGCTACGAGGATGAGGTGGCTGAGGAGGATTAA
- the Cyp4aa1 gene encoding cytochrome P450 4aa1, which translates to MFVEKVLERTTNLELCSILILLVISLSIYTFYATLNTYLRSVLLSLRLTGPPSLPFLGNCMLVTDKDLMRRCAGKAFDLYGSLVRIWVLLFPFFAVLEPEDLQVILSSKKHTNKVFFYRLMHNFLGDGLITSSGSKWSNHRRLIQPAFHHNLLEKFIDTFVDASQSLYENLDAEAVGTEINIAKYVNNCVLDILNEAVLGVPIKKRGQDVAMMEDSPFRQGKIMMPARFTQPWLLLDGIYHWTKMANDELNQKKRLNDFTRKMIQRRRQIQNNNNGNSERKCLLDHMIEISESNRDFTEEDIVNEACTFMLAGQDSVGAAVAFTLFLLTQNPECQDRCVLELATIFEDSNRAPTMTDLHEMRYMEMCIKEALRLYPSVPLIARKLGEEVRLAKHTLPAGSNVFICPYATHRLAHIYPDPEKFQPERFSPENSENRHPYAFLPFSAGPRYCIGNRFAIMEIKTIVSRLLRSYQLLPVTGKTTIAATFRITLRASGGLWVRLKERDHPLIAH; encoded by the exons CTGGAGCGCACCACCAATTTGGAGCTATGCTCCATTCTGATCCTCCTGGTGATCAGCCTGAGCATCTACACATTCTACGCCACCCTGAACACGTACTTGAGATCGGTTCTCCTCTCGCTGAGACTCACGGGTCCGCCATCGCTGCCATTTCTGGGCAACTGCATGCTGGTCACGGATAAGGACT TGATGCGCAGATGTGCCGGCAAGGCCTTCGATCTATATGGATCTCTGGTGCGGATCTGGGTGCTGCTCTTTCCCTTCTTTGCTGTCCTGGAGCCGGAGGATCTGCAGGTGATACTCTCCTCGAAGAAGCACACCAACAAGGTCTTCTTCTACCGACTGATGCACAATTTCCTGGGTGATGGGCTGATAACCAGCAGTGGTTCCAAGTGGAGCAATCATCGACGGCTCATCCAGCCAGCGTTTCATCACAATCTGCTGGAGAAGTTCATCGACACCTTTGTGGATGCCTCGCAATCGTTGTACGAGAATCTGGATGCCGAAGCCGTGGGAACGGAGATAAATATTGCCAAGTACGTGAACAACTGTGTACTGGACATACTAAATG AGGCCGTTTTGGGTGTGCCGATCAAGAAAAGAGGTCAGGATGTGGCCATGATGGAGGACTCGCCGTTCCGCCAGGGCAAGATCATGATGCCCGCGCGGTTTACGCAACCCTGGCTGCTGCTGGACGGGATCTACCACTGGACCAAGATGGCCAACGATGAGCTTAACCAGAAGAAGCGCCTCAATGACTTCACACGCAAAATGATCCAGAGACGTCGCCAAATCCAGAACAATAATAATGGCAATAGCGAGCGAAAGTGTCTGCTCGACCACATGATCGAGATCTCCGAGAGCAATCGGGACTTCACCGAGGAGGATATCGTCAACGAGGCCTGTACCTTTATGCTGGCTGGCCAGGATTCGGTGGGTGCCGCCGTGGCTTTCACTCTCTTTCTGCTGACACAGAATCCCGAGTGCCAGGATCGCTGTGTCCTGGAGCTGGCGACCATATTCGAGGACAGTAATAGAGCTCCCACGATGACGGATCTGCACGAGATGCGTTACATGGAGATGTGCATCAAGGAGGCACTGCGTCTGTATCCCAGTGTCCCGCTTATTGCTCGTAAACTGGGCGAAGAGGTTCGCCTGGCAAAGCACACATTGCCCGCCGGCAGCAACGTTTTCATTTGCCCCTATGCCACCCATCGTCTTGCCCACATTTATCCCGATCCGGAAAAGTTCCAGCCGGAGCGATTTTCGCCCGAGAACTCCGAGAACCGTCATCCCTACGCCTTTTTACCCTTCAGCGCTGGACCGAGATATTGCATTGGCAATCGATTCGCCATCATGGAGATCAAGACCATAGTGTCGCGCCTGCTGCGTAGCTACCAGCTGCTTCCTGTAACCGGAAAGACAACCATTGCGGCCACCTTCCGGATTACGCTGAGAGCCTCCGGCGGACTGTGGGTGCGACTCAAGGAGCGCGATCATCCGCTAATCGCACATTGA
- the Strn-Mlck gene encoding Stretchin-Mlck, isoform G translates to MNDYGVEAAAASVAVEGPPEPPSGQPSVSLGPDRVAVAWCGPPYDGGCMITGFIIEMQTIGDENCDEDSWQQVTRVVDSLAYTVKNLQPERQYRFRVRAENIHGRSAPGQASELVQITNTPQRSTSSDASDRFGQATVSVQSGGDFKSRFEIIEELGKGRFGIVYKVQERGQPEQLLAAKVIKCIKSQDRQKVLEEISIMRALQHPKLLQLAASFESPREIVMVMEYITGGELFERVVADDFTLTEMDCILFLRQVCDGVAYMHGQSVVHLDLKPENIMCHTRTSHQIKIIDFGLAQRLDTKAPVRVLFGTPEFIPPEIISYEPIGFQSDMWSVGVICYVLLSGLSPFMGDTDVETFSNITRADYDYDDEAFDCVSQEAKDFISQLLVHRKEDRLTAQQCLASKWLSQRPDDSLSNNKICTDKLKKFIIRRKWQKTGNAIRALGRMANLSVSRRNSAIAMGVLSSPRPSISGLGMLTTSAIGSGTSSQMTSLHEEEDDFSGEMPPVEKRTVLKLRDKSQCSERSDSGYSECSNCSGAQETLLLSLAKSKLEAIAKASTLPTVVHDTEQPVSLELPTKGEAIMRSDFTNTIKMRKKSLEDSAAREKPRSKPQVKPLLSEEPGRSGRGAPSVSGKGKSPQVRSMPSSPLPQRSATPTRLMSQRVREAAERLAQQHTVASAQRHLGNGRGTGTGNGNGNSNSNGNGNGNTAETNRESRARRLINRFNSETQHITS, encoded by the exons ATGAACGACTATGGCGTGGAGGCAGCCGCTGCCTCGGTGGCAGTGGAAGGTCCTCCGGAGCCACCAAGTGGCCAGCCCAGTGTATCGCTGGGTCCAGATCGCGTGGCAGTGGCCTGGTGTGGTCCACCCTACGACGGTGGCTGTATGATCACAGGTTTTAT CATTGAGATGCAGACCATTGGCGATGAGAACTGCGATGAGGACAGCTGGCAGCAGGTTACCCGAGTGGTGGACAGCTTAGCGTACACCGTCAAAAACCTCCAGCCGGAGAGGCAGTACCGATTCAGAGTGCGTGCCGAGAATATCCATGGACGCAGTGCACCCGGCCAGGCCAGCGAACTGGTACAGATTACCAATACGCCACAGAGGAGCACATCATCGGATGCCAGCGATCGTTTCGGACAAGCGACAGTGAGCGTGCAGTCTGGTGGAGATTTCAAATCCCGCTTCGAGATCATCGAGGAGCTGGGCAAGGGACGATTTGGCATTGTCTACAAGGTGCAGGAACGCGGTCAGCCGGAGCAGCTGCTGGCCGCCAAGGTGATCAAGTGCATCAAGTCGCAGGATCGGCAGAAGGTGCTCGAGGAGATCTCCATCATGCGCGCACTGCAGCATCCCAAGCTCCTTCAGCTGGCTGCCTCCTTCGAAAGTCCCAGGGAGATTGTCATGGTGATGGAGTA CATCACTGGCGGAGAACTGTTCGAACGTGTGGTGGCTGACGACTTCACCTTGACCGAAATGGACTGCATCCTGTTCCTGCGACAGGTTTGCGATGGCGTGGCCTACATGCACGGCCAGAGTGTGGTGCATCTCGATCTGAAGCCGGAGAACATAATGTGCCATACGCGCACTAGCCACCAGATCAAGATCATTGACTTTGGTCTGGCCCAACGACTGGATACGAAAGCACCCGTTCGGGTTCTCTTTGGTACTCCCGAGTTTATACCACCAGAAATCATTAGCTACGAACCCATAGGTTTCCAGTCCGACATGTGGAGTGTGGGCGTCATTTGCTACGTGCT ACTCTCGGGTCTGTCGCCTTTCATGGGCGATACCGATGTGGAAACCTTCTCGAATATAACTAGAGCGGATTACGATTACGATGACGAGGCCTTCGACTGCGT TTCGCAAGAGGCCAAGGATTTCATCTCGCAGCTATTGGTCCACCGAAAGGAGGACCGCCTGACCGCCCAGCAATGCCTGGCGTCCAAGTGGCTGAGCCAACGACCAGACGATAGtctcagcaacaacaagatcTGCACGGATAAGCTGAAGAAGTTCATCATTCGACGCAAGTGGCAG AAAACCGGAAACGCCATCCGTGCTCTTGGTCGCATGGCCAATCTTTCGGTGTCGCGAAGGAACTCAGCCATTGCCATGGGAGTACTGAGCAGTCCAAGGCCATCGATATCGGGTCTGGGCATGCTGACCACCAGTGCCATTGGGAGTGGAACCAGCTCCCAGATGACATCGCTCCACGAAGAGGAGGACGACTTCAGCGGCGAGATGCCGCCAGTGGAGAAGCGCACCGTTCTCAAGCTGCGAGATAAATCCCAGTGCAGTGAACGCAGTGATTCAGGCTACAGTGAGTGTTCCAATTGTAGTGGAGCCCAGGAGACGCTGCTACTCTCGCTGGCCAAATCCAAACTGGAGGCTATAGCGAAGGCGAGCACCTTGCCCACGGTGGTGCACGATACGGAGCAACCCGTTAGCCTGGAGCTGCCCACCAAGGGCGAAGCCATCATGCGCTCCGACTTTACCAACACCATCAAGATGCGCAAGAAGTCACTGGAGGACAGTGCTGCACGGGAGAAACCCAGGTCCAAACCCCAGGTCAAGCCGCTCTTGT CAGAGGAGCCGGGAAGGAGCGGTAGAGGCGCACCCAGTGTATCCGGCAAAGGCAAGTCACCCCAGGTGCGTTCCATGCCCAGCTCTCCGCTGCCTCAGCGATCCGCTACGCCGACGCGGCTGATGAGCCAACGTGTCCGTGAGGCGGCCGAGCGTCTTGCCCAACAGCACACGGTGGCCAGTGCTCAGCGGCATTTGGGCAATGGGAGaggcactggcactggcaatggaaatggcaatAGCAATAGTAATGGCAATGGTAATGGGAACACCGCGGAGACGAATCGCGAATCACGCGCGCGACGTCTCATCAACCGATTCAATAGCGAAACGCAGCATATCACGTCCTAG
- the Strn-Mlck gene encoding Stretchin-Mlck, isoform M, with protein MRDVTASRSGEICLQVKHPQAEFRRIPTTRTYTSLLVLPAIRGNSSSSSLAARSCILTRPEDCTALIGGHVRLSVRYEPFPGTKVIWYKACHPIVESSNVTIRTTSQQSTLYITDISADDSGKYTVEVMNDYGVEAAAASVAVEGPPEPPSGQPSVSLGPDRVAVAWCGPPYDGGCMITGFIIEMQTIGDENCDEDSWQQVTRVVDSLAYTVKNLQPERQYRFRVRAENIHGRSAPGQASELVQITNTPQRSTSSDASDRFGQATVSVQSGGDFKSRFEIIEELGKGRFGIVYKVQERGQPEQLLAAKVIKCIKSQDRQKVLEEISIMRALQHPKLLQLAASFESPREIVMVMEYITGGELFERVVADDFTLTEMDCILFLRQVCDGVAYMHGQSVVHLDLKPENIMCHTRTSHQIKIIDFGLAQRLDTKAPVRVLFGTPEFIPPEIISYEPIGFQSDMWSVGVICYVLLSGLSPFMGDTDVETFSNITRADYDYDDEAFDCVSQEAKDFISQLLVHRKEDRLTAQQCLASKWLSQRPDDSLSNNKICTDKLKKFIIRRKWQKTGNAIRALGRMANLSVSRRNSAIAMGVLSSPRPSISGLGMLTTSAIGSGTSSQMTSLHEEEDDFSGEMPPVEKRTVLKLRDKSQCSERSDSGYSECSNCSGAQETLLLSLAKSKLEAIAKASTLPTVVHDTEQPVSLELPTKGEAIMRSDFTNTIKMRKKSLEDSAAREKPRSKPQVKPLLCESKLKVSQLKDRFQVSPAPASASASASAANKPPLAYGPFKIAKVASVGRISRTEEPGRSGRGAPSVSGKGKSPQVRSMPSSPLPQRSATPTRLMSQRVREAAERLAQQHTVASAQRHLGNGRGTGTGNGNGNSNSNGNGNGNTAETNRESRARRLINRFNSETQHITS; from the exons TGTCATCCCATTGTGGAAAGCTCCAATGTGACGATCCGGACGACGAGCCAACAGTCGACGCTCTACATCACGGACATCTCGGCGGACGACAGCGGCAAGTATACGGTTGAGGTGATGAACGACTATGGCGTGGAGGCAGCCGCTGCCTCGGTGGCAGTGGAAGGTCCTCCGGAGCCACCAAGTGGCCAGCCCAGTGTATCGCTGGGTCCAGATCGCGTGGCAGTGGCCTGGTGTGGTCCACCCTACGACGGTGGCTGTATGATCACAGGTTTTAT CATTGAGATGCAGACCATTGGCGATGAGAACTGCGATGAGGACAGCTGGCAGCAGGTTACCCGAGTGGTGGACAGCTTAGCGTACACCGTCAAAAACCTCCAGCCGGAGAGGCAGTACCGATTCAGAGTGCGTGCCGAGAATATCCATGGACGCAGTGCACCCGGCCAGGCCAGCGAACTGGTACAGATTACCAATACGCCACAGAGGAGCACATCATCGGATGCCAGCGATCGTTTCGGACAAGCGACAGTGAGCGTGCAGTCTGGTGGAGATTTCAAATCCCGCTTCGAGATCATCGAGGAGCTGGGCAAGGGACGATTTGGCATTGTCTACAAGGTGCAGGAACGCGGTCAGCCGGAGCAGCTGCTGGCCGCCAAGGTGATCAAGTGCATCAAGTCGCAGGATCGGCAGAAGGTGCTCGAGGAGATCTCCATCATGCGCGCACTGCAGCATCCCAAGCTCCTTCAGCTGGCTGCCTCCTTCGAAAGTCCCAGGGAGATTGTCATGGTGATGGAGTA CATCACTGGCGGAGAACTGTTCGAACGTGTGGTGGCTGACGACTTCACCTTGACCGAAATGGACTGCATCCTGTTCCTGCGACAGGTTTGCGATGGCGTGGCCTACATGCACGGCCAGAGTGTGGTGCATCTCGATCTGAAGCCGGAGAACATAATGTGCCATACGCGCACTAGCCACCAGATCAAGATCATTGACTTTGGTCTGGCCCAACGACTGGATACGAAAGCACCCGTTCGGGTTCTCTTTGGTACTCCCGAGTTTATACCACCAGAAATCATTAGCTACGAACCCATAGGTTTCCAGTCCGACATGTGGAGTGTGGGCGTCATTTGCTACGTGCT ACTCTCGGGTCTGTCGCCTTTCATGGGCGATACCGATGTGGAAACCTTCTCGAATATAACTAGAGCGGATTACGATTACGATGACGAGGCCTTCGACTGCGT TTCGCAAGAGGCCAAGGATTTCATCTCGCAGCTATTGGTCCACCGAAAGGAGGACCGCCTGACCGCCCAGCAATGCCTGGCGTCCAAGTGGCTGAGCCAACGACCAGACGATAGtctcagcaacaacaagatcTGCACGGATAAGCTGAAGAAGTTCATCATTCGACGCAAGTGGCAG AAAACCGGAAACGCCATCCGTGCTCTTGGTCGCATGGCCAATCTTTCGGTGTCGCGAAGGAACTCAGCCATTGCCATGGGAGTACTGAGCAGTCCAAGGCCATCGATATCGGGTCTGGGCATGCTGACCACCAGTGCCATTGGGAGTGGAACCAGCTCCCAGATGACATCGCTCCACGAAGAGGAGGACGACTTCAGCGGCGAGATGCCGCCAGTGGAGAAGCGCACCGTTCTCAAGCTGCGAGATAAATCCCAGTGCAGTGAACGCAGTGATTCAGGCTACAGTGAGTGTTCCAATTGTAGTGGAGCCCAGGAGACGCTGCTACTCTCGCTGGCCAAATCCAAACTGGAGGCTATAGCGAAGGCGAGCACCTTGCCCACGGTGGTGCACGATACGGAGCAACCCGTTAGCCTGGAGCTGCCCACCAAGGGCGAAGCCATCATGCGCTCCGACTTTACCAACACCATCAAGATGCGCAAGAAGTCACTGGAGGACAGTGCTGCACGGGAGAAACCCAGGTCCAAACCCCAGGTCAAGCCGCTCTTGTGTGAGTCCAAGCTGAAGGTGTCCCAGCTGAAGGACAGGTTCCAGGTGTCccctgctcctgcttctgcatctgcatccgcatccgctGCTAACAAACCTCCGCTTGCCTATGGGCCCTTCAAAATAGCCAAAGTGGCGAGTGTGGGACGCATCAGTAGAA CAGAGGAGCCGGGAAGGAGCGGTAGAGGCGCACCCAGTGTATCCGGCAAAGGCAAGTCACCCCAGGTGCGTTCCATGCCCAGCTCTCCGCTGCCTCAGCGATCCGCTACGCCGACGCGGCTGATGAGCCAACGTGTCCGTGAGGCGGCCGAGCGTCTTGCCCAACAGCACACGGTGGCCAGTGCTCAGCGGCATTTGGGCAATGGGAGaggcactggcactggcaatggaaatggcaatAGCAATAGTAATGGCAATGGTAATGGGAACACCGCGGAGACGAATCGCGAATCACGCGCGCGACGTCTCATCAACCGATTCAATAGCGAAACGCAGCATATCACGTCCTAG